The following proteins are encoded in a genomic region of Cervus elaphus chromosome 15, mCerEla1.1, whole genome shotgun sequence:
- the ZNF239 gene encoding zinc finger protein 239 codes for MESEEYSSLKVPIQMATQYSSIPTYKNEPQDPQESKSLFVTEESTERKLTEGKSPPIEHCSENLQDKLVADVKEVVLPLFKGETICHIGQLKESLEPFDYNHKDVCSWKSQVASHRHQRAHTEEKPCSHQDCGKTCTTSPGGHPGEKIRLSEKVYRCSQCGRDFSERSELVLHQRDHTEEKPYRCDQCGKGFTRSSSLLIHREVHADEKPYKCDKCGKGFTRSSSLLIHHSVHTGEKPYKCDKCGKGFTQSSKLHIHQRVHTGEKPYECGECGMSFSQRSNLHIHQRIHTGERPYKCGECGKGFSQSSNLHIHRCSHTGEKPYQCYECGKGFSQSSDLRIHLRVHTGEKPYHCGKCGKGFSQSSKLLIHQRVHTGEKPYECNKCGKGFSQSSNLHIHQRVHRKDPH; via the coding sequence atggaAAGTGAAGAATATTCATCTTTGAAAGTCCCAATCCAAATGGCCACCCAGTACTCCAGTATTCCAACCTATAAGAATGAGCCCCAGGATCCTCAGGAAAGCAAAAGTCTGTTTGTAACTGAAGAAAGCACTGAGAGGAAACTGACAGAGGGAAAAAGTCCTCCCATTGAGCATTGTTCAGAGAACCTTCAAGATAAACTTGTGGCTGATGTAAAAGAAGTGGTCTTGCCATTGTTCAAAGGGGAGACAATTTGCCATATTGGCCAGTTGAAAGAATCCTTGGAGCCCTTTGACTATAACCACAAAGACGTTTGCAGTTGGAAATCCCAGGTGGCCAGTCATCGTCATCAGAGAGCTCATACAGAGGAGAAGCCCTGTAGCCATCAAGACTGTGGGAAGACATgtaccaccagcccaggtggtcACCCTGGTGAGAAAATCCGCCTTTCAGAGAAAGTGTACAGATGTAGTCAGTGTGGTAGGGACTTCAGTGAGCGCTCAGAGCTAGTCCTTCATCAGAGGGACCACACCGAAGAAAAGCCCTACAGATGTGATCAGTGCGGGAAGGGCTTCACAAGGAGCTCGAGTCTCCTCATCCACCGTGAAGTCCACGCAGATGAGAAGCCCTATAAGTGCGATAAGTGTGGGAAGGGCTTCACCAGGAGTTCAAGTCTGCTCATTCATCACTCAGTCCACACAGgtgagaagccttataaatgcgACAAGTGCGGGAAGGGCTTTACTCAGAGCTCCAAACTGCACATCCACCAGCGAGTGCACACCGGCGAGAAGCCCTACGAGTGTGGGGAGTGCGGTATGAGCTTCAGTCAGCGCTCCAACCTGCACATCCACCAGCGCATCCACACAGGGGAGAGGCCCTACAAGTGTGGGGAGTGCGGAAAGGGCTTCAGTCAGAGTTCAAACCTTCACATCCACCGCTGTTCACACACGGGGGAGAAGCCTTACCAGTGCTACGAGTGCGGGAAGGGCTTCAGCCAGAGCTCAGACCTCCGCATCCACCTGCGAGTCCACACTGGGGAGAAGCCCTATCACTGCGGCAAATGTGGGAAGGGCTTCAGCCAGAGCTCCAAACTCCTCATCCACCAGAGAgtccacactggagagaagccctacGAGTGCAACAAATGTGGGAAGGGCTTCAGCCAGAGCTCCAACCTCCACATCCACCAGCGGGTCCACAGGAAAGATCCCCATTAA